The following coding sequences are from one Triticum dicoccoides isolate Atlit2015 ecotype Zavitan chromosome 4A, WEW_v2.0, whole genome shotgun sequence window:
- the LOC119286225 gene encoding sanguinarine reductase-like, producing MATAHLSPALAVSSSRHPTSKHGQPPIFAQPGGTAVLRSCSLPLPSRLAASGRGGWRLAAAVEPRTAQQEKADASSRLVLVVGGTGGVGQLLVASLLSRKIKTRLLLRNPEKAAFLFGKQDESVLQVYEADTRNVDSLNPEMFEGVTHVVCTTGTTAFPSKRWDGDNTPERVDWDGVRNFVSAMPQTVKRLVLVSSIGVTKYNEIPWSIMNLFGVLKYKKMAEDFVRNSGIPFTIIRPGRLTDGPYTSYDLNTLVKATAGERRAVEIGQGDKLVGEASRLVVAEACIQALDIESTQGKIYEISSVKGEGPGSDQEKWKQLFAAAESN from the exons ATGGCGACGGCTCACCTCAGCCCGGCGCTCGCGGTCTCATCGTCGCGCCACCCAACCTCCAAACACGGCCAGCCGCCCATCTTCGCGCAGCCAGGCGGCACAGCGGTGCTGCGGTCTTGCTCGCTTCCCTTGCCCTCGAGACTTGCCGCGTCGGGTCGAGGTGGGTGGCGGCTCGCGGCGGCAGTGGAGCCCAGGACCGCGCAGCAGGAAAAGGCCGATGCCTCCTCGAGGCTGGTCCTCGTCGTCGGCGGAACCGGCGGCGTAG GTCAATTGCTGGTAGCATCTTTGCTGAGCAGGAAAATTAAGACAAGGCTGCTCCTAAGAAACCCTGAAAAGGCAGCGTTCTTATTTGGCAAGCAGGATGAGAGTGTTTTGCAG GTTTATGAAGCGGACACGAGAAATGTTGACAGTTTGAATCCAGAAATGTTTGAG GGAGTTACACATGTGGTATGTACTACTGGGACTACAGCATTTCCATCAAAACGCTGGGATGGGGATAACACTCCTGAACGTGTCG ATTGGGATGGCGTCCGAAATTTTGTGAGTGCCATGCCACAGACGGTCAAGAGACTGGTTTTGGTGTCATCGATTGGTGTTACAAAATATAATGAAATACCATGGAG TATTATGAACCTCTTTGGTGTGCTTAAATACAAGAAGATGGCAGAGGACTTTGTCCGCAATTCAGGCATACCTTTCACGATCATCAG GCCGGGGAGATTAACAGATGGGCCCTACACTTCCTATGACCTGAACACACTTGTTAAGGCTACAGCTGGAGAAAGACGAGCAGTTGAGATAGGCCAAG GTGACAAGCTTGTGGGAGAAGCGAGCAGATTGGTGGTGGCAGAAGCATGTATCCAAGCTTTGGATATTGAATCTACCCAAGGAAAAATATACGAGATTAGTTCGGTGAAG GGCGAAGGACCTGGGAGCGACCAGGAGAAATGGAAGCAACTATTTGCAGCTGCTGAATCGAACTAG